The nucleotide sequence CATTTTCGTTCTAGCAAGATACTCTCACTCCTCGCCCCAAATTTGTTATTGATTATAAAGAATATGCAGAATATTtgctttatatgtatttataaacaaatacaaaaccctacaataaataatacattataGCATAGATACCCTAAATTGAAACAACAGATGTCCATTTTAGCAAATCTTAGTTGTAATCTATTATCCACTTCCCTTTGAGCCACTTTAAAACAGGATTCTCCCTCTATCATAAAGGGAAATAGATGTCCTTTGCGTTAACAAAGCTTATTTATACTTAAGATCAGTTCCTGCTTTGGACATGGAATATAGATAACTCTCTGCCTCCATCCTTTCTTCTTGCTATATCCccccaaaataacttttttgggTTAGGTCTCCCTTTGTTCCAATGAAGACCCATAGAGGGAGACAGGCAAGGCTTTTTTCATGGACCAGGAAGCTATTCAGTTTGGTCTCTCCCAACTGTCCATCAGGGAAGTGTCACACTATATGGAATGTGCACAATGGTTCTGGAGATGACAAGAGTCTCTCTTCTTCACCCTGAAATTTTCAGCCTTAGCTTATTTTGTATATGATCACAACTAGAGAATCAGGAGACTAACATAGTTTATTATGGCAAATGAAATGCCATTGCCTGCAATAAGAAGCCAGTGAATAGCCCAGGAAATCCCATCTCCATTAAGGAACTGTTTAACTAGCAGTAGGACTGAAGACAACATCCTGCTGCATGAGCCCATGCTTTATATCTGGAATAGGAGTAAAgatattcagaaaaaatatttttaaatcacttttaaattattttaaaaaattattatactcaGGCTATAAATTAACTTTAGATTTCATTTCATCCAGATTTTTCAAAAGAAGTCCATGTTTTCAGGGTCCCTACATGTATTTGAATTGAAGTCATATCATCTAACAGTGAACCCAAAGAAAACAGTGGATTAGTAGTCAAAAAGGCAAAAAGGGAAGGGTGACATGTGGTGAGGGAAGGACAAAGTTCTTCTAGTTAGCTTGCTGGCTCTTGGGTGCCCCAACATTTAGAAAGTAGAAAGTTGTACAACTGAATATATACTTTTTGTTCAAGCAAGCCACATAGCTGGGTTATGTCCAGTTTAGAAGATTCACTATGAAAGAAGCTTCTTCTTCAAAACCAGTAAATAGGATTTCAGGGTGTAGAACTTAGAAATATGGGGAAATGTAGTTTCCTGGATCCACTACCTGCTCTAGAGGCAATTCTTTGTTCTTGCTCATGTCATTTTTCTTTACCAAAGGAAATTAATCTCACTAAGGTCATAGGCAAAGCCCCAAAATAACAAAGCCACTGAACCTGTGAGTAGTCTAGCAACTTTCTTATCTAGAAATCCAAGCAATCTTCATCAAATACATCTGCTTTATCAAAAACTCCTGTAAATGTAGAGTTCTTAGCCAGTCTACCTTTGTGTTCTAAGCCAGGGCTGCCAGTAGACTCCCTTTCTGAAATACTAGAGCAAGAGGACATTCTATCTTGCTCAGAAGGAGAATTTTCAGGATACATAGTAAAAGCCTTGTTTTCCAAATTAGTGTCTCTGCTAGGCTCAGTCTCTGAGCTTTCTGATTCTTCACAGTCTCCACATGAGCCCTCTTCTGATCCTCTCTGGGATGCTTGAGAGCAATTTGCAATAGAGGAGTTGTTGGAGGAGACAATTCCTTTGTTTCTCTGTGACCTTCTGAGGGTGTCAGAAAGATCCTTGGTGGTCAAACTGCTATCACTTACTTCTTGGTCGGGATTATTCTCTTCAGACCTTTCGTCAACCTCTATTTCTCCTGGACTTTCCTGCCAACTGTTTTCTTGGTCCTCTTGGCTACCCACCCCCAACTGTGACTCTGATTGCTTCTCTACCTCAGCCTCTGGGCTGAATGTCTCTGTGGCCCAAAGTTTATCAGCACCATCTAATGGTTCTGAGCATCTATCTCCATCCCCTGTGGCTTCTCTCTCTGAATTTGTCCCATATTCAGATGTAGACCCAGtttctttcttctcacttctCTCATCTGCATTCTTTCCCCCATATTGttcctcatcttcatcttcttccaAATCGTTTTCagtgttttcttctttatttccctcCTCCCTGCTCCAAAGATCTGCTTCTGCTTCTCCTCCAGGCATTATTTCCCCAGGATTAGTTTCCTGCTCTTTCCCTTCATGTAATTCTGACTCTTTGTCTTTGCTGGATCTATCATTTTCCTCTCCTGCATCAGCTCCATCCATGCAGCTAGTAGATGCCAATCCTTGTTCGGTTTCACTGGTCTCATTACTCATGTGTTCTCTCTGAAGTACTTTACTCCCTCGCTCTTCTGTAGCTGGCTCAGCTGCTccttcatttaacttttcttccttcttcttaagAAGAATTTGCTGTAGGTCAAAAGCCTTTTTGAGGGGAGCATCTGTGGCTGCTGTTGGGCTCTTCAGAGACATAgtggtcattttctttcttatgcaAGTGTCACAAGGGCAGTACTCTTCCTCACCTCCTTGCTCTCGAAGATCATCTCCAAGGGTCTCACTTGAGGCCATGTCATCAACGAAGACCAGGGAGAGATACCGCTTTCCTGGCATTTTGTTCTGCTCTGTGAAGGCTGAGTGGTTGTGCATAACTTTCAAGCGTCTCCTCCTTTGTTCTGTCTGCAGTGAAGTTTCCCACCTAAAAGCTTCCCTGGGGGGCTTTGGAAGCTTCTTGCCTGCCCTACTTTGGATTTTCCTAAGTTCTTTTTCAATACTCTTTTGTATTCGCTGGTTCACTTCATTCTTCAGTTCTATAATCATCTGGTCCAACATTTCATTATTCTGTAGGTTCCACCTGATCTTGAACTCAGACATGGCATTGACATAATGAGCCATGAACTCCTTCTCTATCTTCTTCAACAACCTCAGAACCCAGAGGGGATCTGGATCTGGTGTTGCTTTCTGTATAATAGACGCCCTCTTCCCGGCAGTCCCTGAAGTAGTATTGACCACAGATTGTTCACCAGCCACAGCAACTCCTTCAGTTACCTCTTTCAAATGAGATTCAAATTCTTGACCATCATGAACATTGCCAGAATTTGAACCATCTTTCCCAGGATCACTAACTTGTTCTGTTGGTTCTTCTATGTTGTCTGGAGGACATGAATCTGTAGAGTCACATTCTTTGGATGCTTCCTCTTCCTgtattccttcctcttcctgcATTCTTTCCATgaacattttctcatcttttgtctCCTCtgcttgtttttcttcttgaatctttcctgcttccatttcttcattttgagTTTCCATCTCTTGTACTTCCTTTCCtagtattttctcttcttccatcccTACTTCTTTTATCTCACCTTCATTAACTATTATCATGCTATTTTCTAATATCTGTTCTTTTGTGGTTTCACTGGCCTCATCATTGCTGGTTACATCATGAGTGCtccttccctcttcatctccttcaTTTGAATGGGTTTCCATTTTCACTTCACCTTTTGAGGATCCCTTGTTCTCTACTTTCTCTGCAGTTAAGGGATCCATATCAATATGGCAGGCAATGCTATCCCGCCTCTTCAACTTGGAGTCCTCCATCTTCTCAGGGAAGAGAGCACAGTCCACAACACCAGCCACACTCCCTTCTCCAGAACCAGCAGAGCCACTGCTGACATCCACCCCAGAAGAGGACATTGGAGTAAAATCGCCAGTCACGGGGGTCTGAGACTTGGGACCTGGCAGTATCTTTGAGCTTAGCTCACCTATATTGGGGCTATATTCGGTCCACATGGCTTGAAAGATGCTTAGAAGTTCTTGGTATTTGGGTGAGTTCATGTAGGTCTGCTGGTTTGCTACAGTCACAGGTTCTTCATCAAAAAAGTGTAGGCTGGCCAGGCAGGTGATCAGTACATGAGCAGAGTGACTCATCTTCCTTCCCATGGTCTGTGACACTTCTGGCAAACTATTGAACCGGCCTAACTTGTGGTTTGGCTTAGAACTGAGCAGTGTTTTCATGATCTGCACTGAGCTAAAGAGTGAGCGAGGCAGGTTGTCCATCTTACTCAAGTTGGATTTCACTTCCAAGTCAGCACATTCACCTGGACTGCCCTCAGCTACAGTTGCTAAAGCACTGAAAGATTTTTCTTGAGTAAGACTACCTATTACCTCGGGACTAGTAGCATCAACCCTCGGGCTTTTGTCTGATATTCCCCCAGAGTCTTCCCAATTTAGGACATGTTCTTGGGCCTGGGTCATTTCTCTAGGAACTTCAGGAGAACACTTGACTCTAAGGTCTTCTTCTGGAGCCCCCACAGCAGCACCAGGGCTGTCATCCTGCATCTCATAGCTCATGAGGATGGATTCTTCTGGGATTTTGATCAGCCATTCATAAATAATTTCCTCTGGAGATGTGCTGGGAAGGTCACTGGGTATCATATTGGTGTTACCCTCTGGCATGTCAagattctcttttccttcttgaggtttcccttttccaaaatttttcctTGGCATTTTCCTCCCATGACCAGGGGGACCATCCTTTCTTGCTCTTTTGATAGTTGGGCAAGCCAAGTTGAGATTGGCCTTCTCCTCTGGACTTCCACTTCCCCCCAAGTTGGCACTCCACATGCTGCTGCCTGAGGTATGCTTGACTATATCAAGTTTACTTTTTTTGATGTGAGGCATTCCTCTGGGGGCAGTGAGGAGGCATCTGCTGGCTACTGAGCCAGCTTGAGAGCCTTGCTCCCtgttatcatttttttccttaaatggtCGGATCTGTAGTTTATCACTGTAAGTCCTATAAGGTTGAGTTTTGCTGGACTGGGGGGAGCATCTACTTCTGCAGGTATTAGATTCCTCTATCTGAGGTTCTTTAATTTTTAACTCCAAAGAAACCTTAGGATGGTGCTCCAGGGTCATCTCATCCTCAACAATACCTTGGAAGCCTGAAGAATATGATGTGTTTGAAGATCTTGGCTCTAAAGAGCTAACACTGGTCGGTGTGGCTCCCCTAGTTTCCTCCAAAGAGTTAAGATCTGAATGACTGGAATTAGAAACATTATCTAACTTCTTCTGGTCTGGGTTATCATCCCGAGTAATGGAGGCATCACTGAGCCATGATAAACATTCTAAATGATGAGGGGAAGATAAGGGAGACTCAGGGTCCCTGGCAGCTTGTTGTTTAGCCCCAGAAGAACTTCTAGAAAAAATAGGAGTTTGACTGCCTGACCTAGgcttttctaggattctttttgGCAGGGATCTCTCTATTGATCCCTCTAAGACGTACTTCGTCCCTCTATCCTCACTGTCTTTCATTTGTGACTGACTGCTTTTGCTTCCCTCATAAACTCTGAAAGAGTTTATGTTATGAAGGGATCCATCACTCCTAGGGCTCCCCCATCCTTTGCTTTCACTGCATGCTGAGGGACAAGAAGAGTATGGAAGGCAATTCCACTCAAGGTCACTGAACTCACCACTGACCATTGCCTTGGGCACCTTCCATTCAGACCCAGAACTGGTATCCTGTATTGCACTGCTATATTCATCCTCTTCAGCTTCATTCTTTAAGAAGGATGGGCCAACAAGTGAGGAAACAAAGCCCTCTTGAGCACCGTTCCCTTGTGGCATCATTTGCCTGCTAGGACCACAGGCTTTGCAAAGGGATGTTGCATAATGGATCATGGTGGCTTTTCCCTCAGCCTCTCTCACAAAGGGGCAGAAAGCTCCTTCAGGGCTGCCAAAGCCCTCAGCCCCATGCATTCTCTTTCCCCTACATCTTAAGCATACTGACAAGGCAGAAATGTCCTCTGCTACATTCTCAGACTCATTCTCCAGACAATCCAGTGAGCATGTTTCATTTCCCTCCATCTTGTCTAGTGACCACTTTCTACCTGACTCGGCTCCTTGAGTTTTCTGGGAGCTCTTTCTTTGTGAGTCAGGCCCTCTGTCACAGGACTTACTGGTCCTCCCAGTCAGAGTATATTCTTGCTGCATCTCATCTTTACTTGAAGCAACTGGGGTGAAGTTCCTTTGACCTAAGACCTGGTATTCGTCACCACACTGCACCCTGCCCTCTAAGGTCCCAGAATAAGAAGAGGATCCTGGTGCACTGCATTCCAAGAGTTCTCCACCAGAAGTGGTGCGGAGGCTGTCCCTGGAATCCTTTGTTTGGTGGATGGCCTGTCGGAACAATGAAGCCCCTGAGCAAGGAGTCTGGGTTATCCAGGAACTCCTCCCAGGAGCTGTTCCATGTCCCTGAGAAACATGCAAAGGATTTTTCCAAATTTCATATTTAGGTTGTGGTTTCTGACACCCTTGAAAAGAGGATTCCTTTAGACCTTGGGAATTGTGGACATCTGGACAAAGGAAAGTATCCACCTCTGAAGACCTCTGCATGTTGTTCTCCCTAGAAGGACGCAATAAGGCTACTCTGCTGAGTCTTAGGTCATCACCATTCGCTACCCTGATATCATCAGTTTTCCTAACATGGGTGGACCATTGAAGCATTTCCTCACCGAGTAATCGGAATCGTACTTTCATCTCTACTGACAGGCTGCCATCTTTGTTCACGTGAACCTTCTTCTCAATGTCGTCATTGGCCCCAAAGGGGATCAGACCAGTAGACTTCTCAGGAGCATTGGCTGTAGGACTAGGACTGCCACTCCTTATAGAAGCCCTAGAGCCATTGAGGTAGGACTTCTCTGATGTTAGAGAAAGCTGCCTTGACCTGTTGCTTGATTCTGATCTTGAATGGATGACACTCTTCTTGGCTTTCAGTTCCCAGTTAGCTGGCATTTCATAAAAGCAAATGGAAAAGATAAACACAGAGAGAATGATGAAGCATCAAAAGTAGGGATAcaggtggggtgggggagctgAAGAGCTATTCAATATAATTCAGGCATCCAATATGGCTTAAAATAAGAGGATTCCTTCCGAGCCAGGTCTTGGAAATTATTGAGTGACAGAgaatttgccttttctttgtttctctagtacttagcacaagAACCTGGTAATcaggaaatgcttaataagtgcttgtttatTTATGAATTGATTCCTTTTGGTGGTATTTGTTGTAACAAAATTTGACTTGGATTCAAATAAAGAACAATGCCCAAATTGAAACAGTAGCCTGAACATGTCTGGGAATCCCTAACATCCTTGGCCCAAACATAGCCTCAACACCAAAATATACCAATAAACTGGCCATCACATTGTGGTAGAATAGAAAGCCATTGGGCTGTGAGTCAGGATGCCCAGTTCTAGTTCCAGCTTGGATGTTAAATATGTACCCTTCAGTATCGTGTCACCTAGGCAAACTTTTTGCTTGGAAAACGAGGACATTGGATTGAATATTGTTTAACACCATTTCCATGTGCTATAAATCTAGGACAGGTGGCAGAGAGTAGTGGGAAGTACCCTGGATTTGGAACCAAGTatgacctaggtttgaatcctacctcagacatttcttggctGTATTGCCTTGGGCACATAACATAagccctctgagcctcagtttccccataatAGGTAGAGTTAAAGAAAAGTAAACAGGAAGAGGAGAACAACTTATACAACAAAAATTTTGTAAAGACAAAAGACTTTGAAAGTATTAGAAACTCAAATCAACTAACTACAATTCCAGAAGAATAATGATGAAATCCgtacagaggcagctagatggcacagtggatagagtaacagGTCTGGAATAAGTAgggcctgggttaaaatctggccttagatattttctagctgtatgaccctagacaagtcacttaactccatttctCTAACTctggcccttctgtcttaaagttgttactaagactgaaagtaagggtttagaaaaaaaaaagaaacatacaacCTGCCTCCAGATAGAAAGGTAGGAACTCAGAGTACAAATTgaggtatatatatgtgtgtgtgtgtgtgtgtgtgtgtgtgtgtgtgtatgtatatatatatatacatatatatacacatacacatacatacacatatgtatgtatatatatacacttgcatttgattttatttaaatataaatatatacattactaatatggaaatttcttttgcttgactacatTTTTGTaatgggttttttctttctttcactgtaGGGGAGATAgaggtgaaaaagaaaatttgaaactaattttttaaaaattgagttaaaaataacagctagtttgcaaagtgctttacaaatagcaACCAAGCTTGGGATTCTGGGCTTCCCCAGGCAATGCACCCCTAATCTCAGTGGCaaacagtaaacacttaataaatgtttgttcttttcACTCAAGTAATTCAGTGCAACTctataagcatttactaagagcCTACTGTTTGCCAGGCCCTAGCGCACGCATtttggatacaaagacaaaaatgaaacagtccctgccctcaaggagcttgtgttCTGCTGGGGGAGAAGAGTGAGAGGGGAAATGATAAGACACACACATAATTATGTAAGTAAAAATTTGACTACATAAAATAGATAGGCAAAATCATTTTTTGAGAGGAGCTCTAGTGGCTCGGGAATTAGGAAATGTCTCTTGAAGAAGATGGCAGTTAAGTTGATTTCTTTGAAGGAaagtagagattctaagagatagaGGAGAGGAGGCAGAATACTCTaggactgaggcacagagagcaGCCCATGAAGTATCATGTACAGGGACTACCAGGTAGACTGGTTTGTCTGGAATTTAAGAGTATGtgggggagagtaataaatgctcGGTATGGAAAGATGGTGTGGAATGAGATTATGATGGGCCTTTAAATGCCAGATaggggagtttgtattttatcctcgAGGTGAAAGAGAGTCACTAacatttttagaataaaaaagtTTCAACATGAAGACTGActtggctttttttgtttttaaaaactcttactttccatcttagagttgataccatgtattgattccaagacagaagagtagtaacttgcccagggtcacacagctagaaattatctgagaccagatttgaacccaggactttatgtctctaggcctggttctcaacactaagccacctagttgccctctctGATTTAGCTTTGATACTCAACATCTTCTCGTCTCTCTCAATTGTCTCTTCTCTCTGATTTAGAGGGCTTGAGGACAGAGCAATAAACTCCCGAAACCTTCCTTTTATAGAGGTCTCGGAATTTTCCAGATGGTTCTCCACTTTTCAGCAGCAGCTCTGCCTAGTTTGGACTCCAGGCTGCCCACATCCTggcttttcctccccttttcaacttccttttgtatatattagactgtaagctcctggatggcaggaactgtctttttcttatttgtatccccagtactcaCCATAATGCCAGGCACAtgaaaggtgcttaataaatgtttattgaaatgaattgaattgagttaCATGGTCAGGtctgtgctttaaaaatacttatttctaAAGTCTCAACTTGGTTCTTCTATTCCTGACTAAGAAAGAGATCCTTTCATGGTCTCTGGGGCACACAGAGGCTATGTTCTCTGTGGCCTCTCCCTGGCCTCTAGTTCAAGTACTCTTTTATCTGCACGGAGCAGAGAGATACAGTCATTCCTTCTATGATCTCAATGATATCATCATTCAATGACATACGTAAAACCaaatggaattactcattggctatgggaggggaagggagagagagaacatgaatcatgtaaccatgggaaaatattctcaattaattaattaattagaaactttcaattaaaaaataaaaataaatttaaaaaatcaatgatatCATAATTACTGTCTCGGTAGTGTAGTAGTAtctaagagatttttttcttctttccccagcCATATCCAAGAAGAAGGGAACAACCATTTTCCCTATACTCCAAAAATATGCAGAGTATCCTCCCACTAGCTTAGCAGCTAGCATATGaggggagacactggcacagtgGGACCAAATGGATAGGTAAAGAAAAATGTCTAGAGGATGAAATGAAGTAATACATATAGAGTGCTTTACCAGTCTTAAAGTGTATATACTATCAACACTGGCTATGAGGATGATGGTGATATTAATATCAGAGAAGGCCCAAAGATGTGGTTGCAATGATCAATTTTTAGTGCATTCAGTTTTATCAGGAGCTGGGCCACCAATATGTTTAGTACAATGTCAGGAGAATTCTTCCAGAGTAATAATCTTGAGGAATCAAACTTTCCTCATTCAGGAATTACAAATACCAATGAAACCCAAGGTCTAGTACTTATTTCCTACAATGAATCACAGTTTTAAAATGtcagatctagaagggacctcagaaatgcCAGTCAGACTTAGGTCTGGAAGGTACCTTCAAGGTCATCTTATCCAaccattccattttacagatgagaacactgaggcccaCAGAGTTGAGgatactttcccaaggtcacacagcaaagctGGGTATATATTGttgggtggggaggtggggtaCGGCACACCAACTAACCATTCCTCTTCTTTGACGTCAGTCTTGGCAACTTCTCTGGCCAGTGTCTTCTGGAATGTTCTACTGTCATAGGTCTGAAGGGCTCTTGTCCAGCACATACCACCACAGAAGGGCCTTGTAGCAGACTCTGTAGGGATTCCACCTAGAAAGGTGTGCATGCCATTAGATGTCATGGTAGTCATGTCTGCTCTACATCCAAGTCAATCAAAATATTCTCTGGGCTGGTGGGTAAGAATATCTTTCTGGAGATATTTCCCTTTGTTCCTAGTTTAAGGGAAAGTCACTCCCTGGATGCTTTCAAAGAGATCATTTTGCTACTTCTAAAGTTAAAGACCAAAGGCACCACTATTTTGGACACTGGTCTATATATAAATACAGCCTAGAAATGAGGCTAGGAGATGATTTATTATCCATGCTCAACTCTTAAACTTAGAGGTATCACCCTGTCCTCACCTTTGCCTTTGAACATCTTTAGCTTCCTTCAGTGTTCTGCTCAGTCAGCTTCTCAAAGCCTTCCTTGATTGTCCCACTGGAATAGTACAATCTTCCTCCTTAAAACATCTTGTGCATGTTTCATCCCCCACCCGAGAAGAATGGAAACTCCAGGAGGGCAAAGACTTTTATTCTTGCCTTCTTGCctccagaacctagcacagtgcctttcaaacagtaggtacttaataaatatttaaaaattaaaattgggaggctcccaattttaatttttaaatatttattaagtaccactGCCTTCTATCTAGGGACATGATTCTGTCCTTCAAACCCTCAAATTATTCATAATTATTCTTAAAATCTTAACCGAACAAGAGATTCTATAGCCTCCTTTGGGGGTTCAAAATCATCATGACAAAGCtttgaaatgaatttattttctttttggtataTTTTGAGTCCATATCTTTGGTGAGGAAACAAGGAAACTGGGCTCTGTCTCCTTTCTAATAACCTTCCTTAAGGCACAAAAATTTATGATCATCAGCTTCTGCTGATGTCTCTAGCCCAATATTTCTGCCCAGCCACTTCAAATCCCTTCTCCTATCCCATTCTGAACTCTTTCTGCTATCCCAGGACTCGGGTCCTCCTGTGTATCTTCGATAACAGGGTTTGTGTCAGTTGTGTGCTTTTGCCCATGCCTACAAGACCAGAGCAGAGGACTCTGAGGTGGAAGCTACAGCATAACCCTCTGTAGGCTCTCAGGCTATGGCAGTGCCCAGTAGCCTTTCTAACCCACCAGCTGAATTCTTCACACGAATGTGTAGGATTCCTTTTGTCCTTCTTTATGGGGACCAAATATTACCAAAGACCAATATTGCCAATCTAAAACTCTGAGGACTAAACACTGGACCAAGACATAGGATGTTAGACTTTCTAGGATCATTCATTTAGAGCTGGACGGGACTTTATTAGTCCATCCTTCTCATTGCCCAGATGAAAGCACCAAGGACCACAAAGATTACaggctttgcccaaggtcacataggcagcaAATAACATTCAAATAAAGAATCCAATCACAAGTACTCCAAATCCAGTTGTCCACTACAATTCTActactcattagctgtgtgacttcagcAACACActatctctatttcctcatctgtaagtctAGGATGTTAGACTAATTCAGGGATTCCTGATCTGTTTAGTGTCGTGGACTgtttttggcagtctggtgaaacctgtgAATCCCTTTTCAGAATCATGCTTTCAAATGCTTACGCTAAAATATTTGTGGTTGCTCAGTCtcatccaactctttgggacctcattttgggttttcttagcaaagatactggggtggtttgccattttcttctccagctcattttacagatgagaaaactgagacaaacagggctaaatgacttgcccggggtcacatagctattaagtattggaggtctgatttgaactcaggtcttcctgactccaagctcagtgctctagccactgcaccgCCTTGCTGCCCTGTGTCTGAAtaaaaaggaagccaattatattgaaaaacagttatggaaatattaaaaaaatacacaacaAATTCAGACTCCAAGTCAAGAATTCCTAGAATAGattatctctaaagttccttccaacttgaATATTCTTTGGTTCCAGGACTGCTATGAGAGTCCATCCTGGATTGCCAGCTCATAGAAGCAAAACAAGCCCTCTACCCCTCCCTCTACCAGGACCATTTTCACCTTGGAATTGTCTAGGCAGGAGAAGGGATTGTGTATCTGCTTATTCAGCAGGATGTCCCCCGAATGCTTTTGGGTATTAGATTATTCACACTTTCATTTATCCAGATGAGTCAGGCCTGAATCAATATGAATCTATGAGGGTTGTATTCTctagttccattctgctaacctTTTCTCAGGAATTCAATGACCAGACAGCTCCCTTCTCCCCTTAAGGAACTGTTCCCCTTTTAGACATTTTGTCCTGATGACATGAAAAATCTGGGTCAGAGGGAGGAGATGAAGGATAGCAGTTTGATGCATCCTTTTTCTAGTTGTGCCTCTGCTAAAGTCTTACTCTGGTTCCTCATCATGGGGCGGGGGTGACCCTGATTTCTTAGACACCATTCCAATATGGGGGCCTGTGTCAAAAGAAAGCTCAATTTAGGAAAGTTTAAATACAGGTTGTGAAACAGAGTGTGTACCTGTCACCTGAGGGCCAGACTTTCAAAATGCAGACAGATTAATGGCCTGACCATTGGGCTACCTAGTCATTGATGATCTTGGTCACAATTACTCATTAAGATCATCTACTCAGAAACCAAGGACTCTCGAGATCACCGGTCTCAGTTATGAGGCCAGCAGTGAAAGGAGCCCAGTTCTGTCTGGGGGAAGACTCCATGCCACCTGGAGATTCAAG is from Gracilinanus agilis isolate LMUSP501 chromosome 2, AgileGrace, whole genome shotgun sequence and encodes:
- the RP1L1 gene encoding retinitis pigmentosa 1-like 1 protein, translating into MNYTLDDDPSQTHQEYALPKVARATTVTQVPPSKTITFFKKGDPRFGGVRMVVNQRMFKSFNALMDELSHHIPLSFGVRTITTPQGVHCVSSLDQLEDGGCYVCSDRNPSKAFGGPSRGPTGSSGGHPTQRISSSGGWQETSPWQGPKVPKKLTLIKNGDIGFRRSMILGPKSTQNLKTFLGDASDILHFPVKHLYSTDGRKVESLQSLLQGPSVVVCAGQEPFRPMTVEHSRRHWPEKLPRLTSKKRNANWELKAKKSVIHSRSESSNRSRQLSLTSEKSYLNGSRASIRSGSPSPTANAPEKSTGLIPFGANDDIEKKVHVNKDGSLSVEMKVRFRLLGEEMLQWSTHVRKTDDIRVANGDDLRLSRVALLRPSRENNMQRSSEVDTFLCPDVHNSQGLKESSFQGCQKPQPKYEIWKNPLHVSQGHGTAPGRSSWITQTPCSGASLFRQAIHQTKDSRDSLRTTSGGELLECSAPGSSSYSGTLEGRVQCGDEYQVLGQRNFTPVASSKDEMQQEYTLTGRTSKSCDRGPDSQRKSSQKTQGAESGRKWSLDKMEGNETCSLDCLENESENVAEDISALSVCLRCRGKRMHGAEGFGSPEGAFCPFVREAEGKATMIHYATSLCKACGPSRQMMPQGNGAQEGFVSSLVGPSFLKNEAEEDEYSSAIQDTSSGSEWKVPKAMVSGEFSDLEWNCLPYSSCPSACSESKGWGSPRSDGSLHNINSFRVYEGSKSSQSQMKDSEDRGTKYVLEGSIERSLPKRILEKPRSGSQTPIFSRSSSGAKQQAARDPESPLSSPHHLECLSWLSDASITRDDNPDQKKLDNVSNSSHSDLNSLEETRGATPTSVSSLEPRSSNTSYSSGFQGIVEDEMTLEHHPKVSLELKIKEPQIEESNTCRSRCSPQSSKTQPYRTYSDKLQIRPFKEKNDNREQGSQAGSVASRCLLTAPRGMPHIKKSKLDIVKHTSGSSMWSANLGGSGSPEEKANLNLACPTIKRARKDGPPGHGRKMPRKNFGKGKPQEGKENLDMPEGNTNMIPSDLPSTSPEEIIYEWLIKIPEESILMSYEMQDDSPGAAVGAPEEDLRVKCSPEVPREMTQAQEHVLNWEDSGGISDKSPRVDATSPEVIGSLTQEKSFSALATVAEGSPGECADLEVKSNLSKMDNLPRSLFSSVQIMKTLLSSKPNHKLGRFNSLPEVSQTMGRKMSHSAHVLITCLASLHFFDEEPVTVANQQTYMNSPKYQELLSIFQAMWTEYSPNIGELSSKILPGPKSQTPVTGDFTPMSSSGVDVSSGSAGSGEGSVAGVVDCALFPEKMEDSKLKRRDSIACHIDMDPLTAEKVENKGSSKGEVKMETHSNEGDEEGRSTHDVTSNDEASETTKEQILENSMIIVNEGEIKEVGMEEEKILGKEVQEMETQNEEMEAGKIQEEKQAEETKDEKMFMERMQEEEGIQEEEASKECDSTDSCPPDNIEEPTEQVSDPGKDGSNSGNVHDGQEFESHLKEVTEGVAVAGEQSVVNTTSGTAGKRASIIQKATPDPDPLWVLRLLKKIEKEFMAHYVNAMSEFKIRWNLQNNEMLDQMIIELKNEVNQRIQKSIEKELRKIQSRAGKKLPKPPREAFRWETSLQTEQRRRRLKVMHNHSAFTEQNKMPGKRYLSLVFVDDMASSETLGDDLREQGGEEEYCPCDTCIRKKMTTMSLKSPTAATDAPLKKAFDLQQILLKKKEEKLNEGAAEPATEERGSKVLQREHMSNETSETEQGLASTSCMDGADAGEENDRSSKDKESELHEGKEQETNPGEIMPGGEAEADLWSREEGNKEENTENDLEEDEDEEQYGGKNADERSEKKETGSTSEYGTNSEREATGDGDRCSEPLDGADKLWATETFSPEAEVEKQSESQLGVGSQEDQENSWQESPGEIEVDERSEENNPDQEVSDSSLTTKDLSDTLRRSQRNKGIVSSNNSSIANCSQASQRGSEEGSCGDCEESESSETEPSRDTNLENKAFTMYPENSPSEQDRMSSCSSISERESTGSPGLEHKGRLAKNSTFTGVFDKADVFDEDCLDF